One Festucalex cinctus isolate MCC-2025b chromosome 3, RoL_Fcin_1.0, whole genome shotgun sequence DNA window includes the following coding sequences:
- the urahb gene encoding 5-hydroxyisourate hydrolase b, which translates to MLGRPSQNFQLAGRLSLSWCRMTSSRSPLSTRVLNTSDGVPATRVALSLHRMDSRLKLWKMLNVGTTDEDGRCADLISRDAFVPGTYKLRFETGSYWSQLRRDSFYPYAEVVFTVADSMRNVHLPLLIGRFSYSAYVET; encoded by the exons GTTGTCGTTGTCGTGGTGTCGGATGACGTCATCGCGCAGCCCGCTGAGCACGCGCGTGCTGAACACCAGCGACGGCGTTCCGGCGACCCGCGTGGCCCTCAGCCTGCATCGAATGGACTCGCGGCTCAAGCTGTGGAAAATGCTCAACGTCGG GACGACGGACGAAGATGGCCGCTGCGCAGACCTGATCAGCCGGGACGCGTTCGTCCCCGGAACGTACAAGTTGCGCTTTGAGACGGGCTCGTACTGGAGCCAGCTGCGACGCGACTCCTTCTATCCCTACGCCGAG GTGGTGTTCACCGTCGCCGATTCCATGCGAAACGTTCACCTGCCGCTGCTCATCGGCCGCTTCTCCTACAGCGCGTACGTGGAAACGTGA